Proteins from one Halovivax limisalsi genomic window:
- a CDS encoding NAD(P)-dependent oxidoreductase, translated as MPPTIGVVGLGNMGKPMAENLVDAGYDVVVHNRSPEPVEAVEAYGATAAASPRAVADRSDVVVTCLPDSDALEAVALGESGLVDGFDSGTVLVDTSTISPVASRRVASALEEVGAAMLDAPVSGGTEGAAAGTLSIMVGGDEAVFETCRPILETLGETITYCGGPGSGQVTKVCNQIIVSVTMQGICEALVFAATADADLEAVLGAVRDGTASCWMLDNRAADMIAGEFDPGFFAEYQYKDLCLATDAGDAYEAPMPATKTAQEHFKAAVAMGYGREANTAVVKVLEELAGVTLRDS; from the coding sequence ATGCCACCAACTATCGGTGTGGTCGGGCTCGGGAACATGGGGAAACCGATGGCGGAGAATCTCGTCGACGCGGGGTACGACGTCGTCGTCCACAACCGCTCGCCGGAACCGGTCGAGGCCGTGGAGGCCTACGGCGCGACGGCGGCCGCCTCGCCACGCGCCGTCGCCGACCGGTCGGACGTCGTCGTCACCTGCCTGCCGGACTCGGACGCGCTCGAGGCGGTCGCCCTCGGCGAATCGGGGCTCGTCGACGGGTTCGATTCGGGGACGGTCCTCGTCGACACGTCGACGATCTCGCCCGTGGCGAGCCGGCGCGTCGCGTCGGCGCTGGAGGAGGTCGGCGCCGCGATGCTCGACGCGCCGGTCAGCGGCGGGACGGAGGGCGCCGCGGCGGGGACGCTCTCGATCATGGTCGGCGGCGACGAGGCGGTGTTCGAGACCTGCCGGCCGATCCTCGAGACGCTGGGCGAGACGATTACCTACTGCGGCGGCCCCGGCTCGGGCCAGGTGACCAAGGTGTGCAACCAGATCATCGTCTCGGTGACGATGCAGGGCATCTGCGAGGCGCTGGTGTTCGCGGCGACGGCCGACGCCGATCTCGAGGCCGTCCTCGGCGCCGTCCGCGACGGGACCGCCTCGTGCTGGATGCTCGACAATCGCGCCGCGGACATGATCGCGGGCGAGTTCGACCCCGGGTTCTTCGCCGAGTACCAGTACAAGGACCTGTGCCTGGCGACCGACGCCGGCGACGCCTACGAGGCCCCGATGCCCGCGACGAAGACGGCCCAGGAGCACTTCAAGGCCGCCGTCGCGATGGGCTACGGTCGCGAGGCGAACACGGCGGTCGTCAAGGTGCTCGAGGAACTGGCCGGCGTCACCCTTCGCGACAGCTAA
- a CDS encoding universal stress protein yields MVIIAAVSGTREVDPVVETAYDLAETYDEDLHVLHVIPDEEFQERQSGGGSDDNPSYYLDNAITDAEELAADVVEATLGDYDEARVTPTGEVGDPTEMVLALADDHDARFIVIGGRKRTPVGKALFGSTTQSLLLHADRPVVTVMRGE; encoded by the coding sequence ATGGTTATCATCGCCGCGGTCTCCGGGACCCGAGAGGTAGATCCCGTCGTGGAAACGGCCTACGACCTCGCGGAGACGTACGACGAGGACCTCCACGTCCTCCACGTGATTCCCGACGAGGAGTTCCAGGAGCGCCAGTCCGGCGGCGGATCCGACGACAACCCGTCGTACTACCTCGACAACGCCATCACCGACGCCGAGGAGCTCGCGGCGGACGTCGTCGAGGCGACGCTCGGCGACTACGACGAGGCGCGCGTGACGCCGACCGGCGAGGTCGGCGACCCGACCGAGATGGTCCTCGCGCTCGCCGACGACCACGACGCCCGCTTCATCGTCATCGGTGGCCGGAAGCGGACCCCCGTCGGGAAGGCGCTGTTCGGAAGCACCACCCAATCGCTCCTGCTGCACGCCGACCGACCGGTGGTGACGGTCATGCGCGGGGAGTGA
- a CDS encoding NAD(P)/FAD-dependent oxidoreductase translates to MPSDVDVAIVGGGVVGTSIAYHLADRDAIDVALFERDQLGSGTTSKAAGGVRNVFSHPMQIAAGTRNLAFYRRFGEETGVELDVAETGYLYLVHDEAERREWADRRDQLRTHDVETRLIDADAVAERFPPIDPEAVEGGFFAPECLHLDPYTATQGFATAARERGATIETGTPVESVTVDDGSVTSVTTSRGTVEAEYVINAAGPWGVELAASVGLDLPITRSARRIAVTESVTDAASPLVIDRDSRCYFRTEANGSMLCCDLDGDVEDVDDPTAVQGSGVDLDYQFDALSKVSELVPAVEDVGVVNGWTGVQTHTPDGHPILGPTEIDGFVLASGFNGLGVMLAPTIGRAFAERIVDGSTDAIDLDRLGPDRFDRPPADRIEPERLA, encoded by the coding sequence ATGCCTTCGGACGTTGACGTGGCGATCGTCGGTGGCGGCGTCGTCGGGACGAGCATCGCGTACCACCTCGCCGATCGCGACGCGATCGACGTCGCCCTCTTCGAGCGGGACCAGCTCGGGAGCGGCACCACGAGCAAAGCGGCGGGCGGCGTCCGGAACGTCTTCTCGCACCCGATGCAGATCGCGGCCGGCACGCGCAACCTCGCGTTCTACCGGCGGTTCGGCGAGGAGACGGGCGTCGAACTCGACGTGGCGGAGACGGGCTACCTCTATCTCGTGCACGACGAGGCGGAGCGACGGGAGTGGGCCGACCGCCGGGATCAGCTTCGAACGCACGACGTGGAGACCCGACTGATCGACGCCGACGCGGTCGCCGAGCGGTTCCCGCCGATCGACCCCGAGGCGGTCGAGGGCGGCTTCTTCGCCCCGGAGTGCCTCCACCTCGATCCGTACACCGCCACGCAGGGATTCGCCACCGCCGCCCGCGAGCGCGGGGCGACCATCGAGACGGGGACGCCGGTGGAGTCGGTGACCGTCGACGACGGCTCGGTGACGTCGGTCACCACGAGCCGGGGGACGGTCGAGGCCGAGTACGTGATCAACGCGGCGGGGCCGTGGGGCGTCGAACTGGCCGCGTCGGTGGGACTCGACCTGCCGATCACGCGCTCGGCGCGCCGGATCGCGGTCACGGAGTCGGTGACGGACGCGGCGAGCCCGCTGGTCATCGATCGCGACAGTCGGTGTTACTTTCGAACCGAGGCCAACGGGTCGATGCTGTGTTGCGACCTCGACGGGGACGTCGAGGACGTCGACGATCCGACGGCGGTCCAGGGCAGCGGCGTCGACCTCGACTACCAGTTCGACGCGCTCTCGAAGGTGAGCGAACTCGTCCCCGCCGTGGAGGACGTGGGCGTGGTCAACGGCTGGACCGGCGTCCAGACCCACACGCCGGACGGCCACCCGATCCTGGGGCCGACCGAGATCGACGGGTTCGTGCTCGCGTCGGGCTTCAACGGCCTCGGCGTCATGCTCGCGCCGACGATCGGCCGCGCGTTCGCCGAGCGAATCGTCGACGGATCGACCGACGCGATCGACCTCGATCGCCTCGGTCCGGATCGATTCGACCGGCCGCCGGCGGATCGGATCGAACCGGAACGGCTCGCCTGA
- a CDS encoding threonine ammonia-lyase, with translation MSDNSATLMDSTADVPSTIPDRPTTADIFRARQTIREHVPKTPLVYSDFLSAELDADVYLKRDDTLPTGAFKLRGGLVLAAHLARRESVSKLITASTGNHGQSISYAGRELGVPVEIVVPNEANESKVRAMEALGATVRHHGDSMDEAFAWANRRADEEGFRFVHPANETQIVAGVATAGLEVVEELPDVDVVFSPVGSGSYASGYCLTAGELAGADVIGVQSEGADAAYRAWHDGGMDPIDDVTTFAEGIAVGTPFELTMSVLRDHLTDLVRVSDADLRDAVRRLVCDEHVLAEAAGAASVAGAYARRDRLADRTVVLPISGRNLSASKLASILAE, from the coding sequence ATGAGCGACAACAGCGCGACGCTTATGGACTCGACCGCCGACGTACCGTCGACGATCCCCGATCGTCCGACCACCGCGGACATCTTTCGCGCTCGCCAGACGATCCGCGAGCACGTTCCGAAGACGCCGCTGGTCTACAGCGACTTCCTCTCCGCGGAACTCGACGCGGACGTCTACCTCAAGCGGGACGACACCCTGCCCACGGGGGCGTTCAAACTCCGCGGCGGACTGGTGCTCGCCGCCCACCTCGCCCGACGGGAATCCGTCTCGAAGCTGATCACGGCGAGTACGGGCAACCACGGTCAGTCGATCTCCTACGCCGGGCGGGAGCTCGGCGTCCCCGTCGAAATCGTCGTCCCGAACGAGGCAAACGAGTCGAAAGTGCGCGCGATGGAGGCCCTCGGGGCGACGGTCCGCCACCACGGCGACTCGATGGACGAGGCGTTCGCGTGGGCGAACCGGCGGGCGGACGAGGAGGGGTTTCGGTTCGTCCACCCGGCGAACGAGACCCAGATCGTCGCCGGCGTGGCGACCGCCGGGCTCGAAGTCGTCGAGGAGCTGCCGGACGTCGACGTCGTCTTCTCGCCCGTCGGGAGCGGGAGCTACGCCTCGGGGTACTGCCTGACGGCCGGCGAACTCGCCGGCGCTGACGTGATCGGCGTCCAGAGCGAGGGCGCCGACGCCGCCTACCGCGCCTGGCACGACGGTGGCATGGACCCGATCGACGACGTGACGACGTTCGCCGAGGGGATCGCCGTCGGCACGCCGTTCGAACTGACCATGTCCGTGCTGCGGGACCACCTGACGGATCTCGTCCGCGTCTCCGACGCCGACCTCCGCGACGCCGTCCGGCGACTCGTGTGTGACGAACACGTCTTGGCGGAGGCGGCGGGCGCGGCGAGCGTCGCCGGCGCCTACGCCCGCCGCGACCGGCTCGCGGACCGGACGGTCGTGCTCCCGATCAGCGGCCGGAACCTCTCGGCGTCGAAACTCGCGTCGATCCTCGCCGAGTGA
- a CDS encoding pyridoxal phosphate-dependent aminotransferase has product MQATLRTRRTAPSATLSISELAATVEADGHDVIDLSLGQPDFPTPEHIVAAGKAAMDDGHTGYPPAQGIEPLRDAIADRLREDGIARDPDEIIVTPGAKQAVFEAVQTLVDPGDEVVLLDPAWVSYEPMVSLAGGSTTHVDLTGHDFQLEPALEALGDAVSDETAVIILNSPCNPSGAVFSRRALSGVRDLAVDHDVSIISDEIYDRITYDVEPVSPASLDGLADRTVTVNGFSKSYSMTGWRLGYLCAPDSIVTEAMKVQAHSVSCAPNFVQHAGVEALRGDDDAIAEMRATLRERRNVIVDAFAEHGVDIAAPDGAFYLLVPTQGHDEWAETALREAHVATVPGSAFGTPEYARLSYANSADRLAEAVDRLAGAGLLD; this is encoded by the coding sequence ATGCAAGCCACACTGAGAACCCGACGGACGGCGCCGAGCGCGACGCTTTCGATCAGCGAACTGGCCGCGACGGTCGAGGCCGACGGTCACGACGTAATCGACCTCAGCCTCGGCCAGCCCGACTTCCCGACCCCCGAGCACATCGTCGCCGCGGGGAAGGCGGCGATGGACGACGGCCACACCGGCTACCCGCCGGCCCAGGGGATCGAACCGCTCCGCGACGCGATCGCCGACCGGTTGCGCGAGGACGGCATCGCCCGCGACCCCGACGAGATCATCGTCACGCCGGGGGCCAAACAGGCCGTCTTCGAGGCCGTACAGACGCTCGTCGATCCGGGCGACGAGGTCGTCCTCCTCGATCCGGCGTGGGTGAGCTACGAGCCGATGGTCTCGCTGGCCGGCGGGTCGACCACGCACGTGGATCTGACGGGCCACGACTTCCAGCTCGAGCCGGCGCTCGAAGCGCTCGGCGACGCGGTATCCGACGAAACCGCCGTCATCATCCTCAACTCGCCGTGCAATCCGAGCGGGGCGGTCTTCTCCCGGCGCGCGCTGTCGGGGGTGCGAGACCTCGCCGTCGACCACGACGTCTCGATCATCTCCGACGAGATCTACGACCGCATCACGTACGACGTCGAGCCCGTCAGCCCGGCGTCGCTGGACGGACTGGCCGATCGAACCGTGACCGTCAACGGATTCTCGAAGTCGTACTCGATGACCGGGTGGCGACTCGGCTACCTGTGCGCCCCGGACTCGATCGTGACGGAGGCCATGAAAGTCCAGGCGCACTCGGTCTCCTGCGCCCCCAACTTCGTCCAACACGCGGGCGTCGAAGCGCTCCGAGGGGACGACGACGCGATCGCAGAGATGCGCGCGACGCTCCGCGAGCGCCGGAACGTGATCGTCGACGCGTTCGCCGAGCACGGCGTCGACATCGCGGCCCCGGACGGCGCGTTCTACCTGCTCGTACCGACCCAGGGCCACGACGAGTGGGCCGAGACGGCCCTTCGAGAGGCCCACGTCGCGACCGTGCCCGGTTCGGCGTTCGGCACGCCCGAGTACGCTCGCCTCTCCTACGCCAACAGCGCGGATCGACTCGCCGAAGCCGTCGATCGACTCGCGGGCGCCGGGTTGCTCGACTGA
- a CDS encoding ABC transporter substrate-binding protein: MEDIPKKIDRRDVLQMIGVSSGAAVAGCLGGDGADESCEIPDGVEGSVETKYYNEWEGGRHENDMGYKMTAEPCATVGEFPVEFTPERTSWMGEYARMIARGASDLGLNGETVSNPFSLLVEGWVNKGLNYPVVMIAQAPEPQRAADPHAFLGRKICGRSNNFQNYCNPEMTELVQKQLAETDQEARMELVHEGQKLWAEDEVQGWTYFPPVLSPVNTADFEGFYPMPGAGVTNDYYPWSFVTIQPTGDRTTFIKGTQREMNRPNFMWSTSDAASIWMTLVWDSLYDIGPNLEVIPGLATSAEFTDDTTVRVELRDGVTWHDGEPFSAEDVVWTTEAFMDPPASNVAAYWDNLDEENPVEIVDDSGAGTVEYNLKSTDARFLTQGMVRNVMLPKHRWEDASNPADFSPDPPIGTGPFKWESWDPGTRLEFSSYKDNWFWSDDFQQEHLGDDYTEGPGIDNLVFVNTGNIDSTIGAMEQGDIDAISGTLSVSQAERASEGEGRGLVEAENFVGVNTSVDHTIPLLRDKEFRIAFCRHSWSVEQFVEDVMQGYGTVSKSNNPIVDSSPWYTDDTVPREYDIEKGKEILRKAGYTWNNGDLQYPGGEAWEAFVERVQPENTNMRREELGQPDFS; encoded by the coding sequence ATGGAGGACATTCCCAAAAAGATCGACAGGCGCGACGTATTACAAATGATCGGCGTCTCTTCAGGTGCCGCCGTCGCCGGCTGCCTCGGCGGTGACGGCGCGGACGAGAGCTGTGAGATCCCGGACGGCGTCGAGGGATCCGTCGAGACCAAGTACTACAACGAGTGGGAAGGCGGTCGACACGAGAACGATATGGGGTACAAGATGACCGCCGAACCCTGCGCGACGGTCGGCGAGTTCCCGGTCGAGTTTACCCCGGAGCGAACGTCGTGGATGGGCGAGTACGCCCGCATGATCGCCCGCGGTGCCAGCGACCTCGGGCTCAACGGCGAAACCGTCAGTAACCCGTTCTCGCTGCTCGTGGAAGGGTGGGTCAACAAGGGCCTGAATTACCCGGTGGTGATGATCGCACAGGCGCCCGAACCCCAGCGTGCGGCCGACCCGCACGCGTTCCTCGGCCGGAAGATCTGCGGCCGGTCGAACAACTTCCAGAACTACTGCAACCCCGAGATGACCGAGCTGGTCCAGAAACAGCTCGCCGAGACGGATCAGGAAGCCCGGATGGAACTCGTCCACGAGGGCCAGAAGCTGTGGGCCGAAGACGAAGTGCAGGGCTGGACGTACTTCCCGCCCGTCCTGAGCCCGGTCAACACGGCCGATTTCGAGGGGTTCTACCCGATGCCGGGCGCCGGCGTCACGAACGATTACTACCCATGGAGCTTCGTGACGATCCAGCCGACGGGCGATCGCACGACGTTCATCAAGGGCACCCAGCGCGAGATGAATCGACCGAACTTCATGTGGTCGACCTCCGACGCCGCGTCCATCTGGATGACGCTCGTCTGGGACAGCCTGTACGACATCGGCCCGAACCTCGAGGTCATCCCCGGACTGGCTACCAGCGCCGAGTTCACCGACGACACGACGGTCAGGGTGGAGCTGCGCGACGGCGTCACCTGGCACGACGGCGAGCCGTTCAGCGCGGAGGACGTCGTCTGGACGACGGAGGCGTTCATGGATCCGCCCGCGTCGAACGTTGCCGCCTATTGGGACAACCTGGACGAGGAGAACCCGGTCGAGATCGTCGACGACTCGGGCGCGGGAACCGTCGAATACAATCTGAAATCGACGGACGCCCGCTTCCTCACCCAGGGGATGGTCCGCAACGTCATGCTCCCCAAGCACCGGTGGGAGGACGCGTCGAATCCGGCCGACTTCTCGCCGGATCCGCCGATCGGGACGGGGCCGTTCAAGTGGGAGAGCTGGGATCCCGGCACGCGCCTCGAGTTCTCGTCGTACAAGGACAACTGGTTCTGGAGCGACGACTTCCAGCAGGAACACCTCGGCGACGACTACACCGAGGGGCCCGGCATCGACAACCTGGTGTTCGTCAACACCGGCAACATCGACTCGACCATCGGCGCGATGGAGCAGGGCGACATCGACGCGATCTCGGGCACGCTCTCGGTCTCGCAGGCCGAGCGGGCGTCCGAGGGCGAGGGTCGCGGCCTGGTCGAGGCCGAGAACTTCGTCGGCGTCAACACTTCCGTCGACCACACCATTCCCCTCCTGCGCGACAAGGAGTTCCGCATCGCCTTCTGTCGGCACTCCTGGAGCGTCGAGCAGTTCGTCGAGGACGTCATGCAGGGGTACGGAACCGTCTCGAAGTCGAACAACCCCATCGTCGACAGCTCGCCGTGGTACACCGACGACACCGTCCCGCGCGAGTACGACATCGAGAAGGGCAAGGAGATCCTCCGGAAGGCCGGCTACACCTGGAATAACGGAGATCTGCAGTATCCGGGCGGCGAGGCCTGGGAGGCGTTCGTCGAGCGGGTCCAGCCCGAAAACACGAACATGCGCCGCGAGGAACTCGGTCAGCCGGACTTCTCCTAA
- a CDS encoding ABC transporter permease, producing MNKLQRFILKRVTVSIALAVVAVSIIFFILRALPGSPYTSMLLSNQLSPEQVEALRAQYGLDEPIHVQYLRYVSSLLTGEFGYSIQSGAPVWEVIRPKLVNSLVLLIPSLVFTAIVSSLIGMYAGWKRGSRLERASILLGTTFRSTPIFITGIFLLMIFSYQLGWFPTFGMRDPIANPDGWQETFLSMDFAHHYVLPFVTAALVYSGDFLLLARNGVVERQGSAFLKLHRAKGLSEGEQLLRAGRNSMLPLITYFAIRMGMIFQGMILLEVVFAWPGIGRQLVIAIIDQDYPTVQAAVFLMALAVIIANLIADLLYGYFDPTINMGDTE from the coding sequence ATGAACAAGTTACAGAGATTTATACTAAAGCGCGTCACCGTCTCGATAGCGCTGGCGGTCGTCGCCGTGTCGATCATCTTCTTCATCCTTCGAGCGCTGCCCGGATCGCCGTACACGAGCATGTTGCTGAGCAACCAGCTCAGCCCGGAGCAGGTCGAAGCGCTGAGAGCACAGTACGGGCTGGACGAGCCGATCCACGTTCAGTACCTGAGATACGTCTCGTCGCTGCTCACCGGGGAATTCGGCTACTCGATACAGTCCGGGGCGCCGGTCTGGGAGGTCATCAGGCCGAAGCTCGTCAATTCGCTCGTGTTGCTCATCCCGTCGCTGGTCTTCACCGCGATCGTCAGTTCCCTCATCGGCATGTACGCCGGCTGGAAGCGAGGGTCGCGCCTCGAGCGCGCGAGCATCCTGCTCGGGACCACCTTCCGGTCGACGCCGATCTTCATCACGGGCATCTTCCTGCTGATGATCTTCTCGTACCAGCTCGGGTGGTTCCCCACGTTCGGCATGCGCGATCCGATCGCCAATCCGGACGGATGGCAAGAGACGTTCCTCTCGATGGACTTCGCACACCACTACGTGCTGCCGTTCGTGACGGCGGCGCTGGTCTACAGCGGCGACTTCCTGCTGCTCGCACGAAACGGCGTCGTGGAGCGACAGGGGTCGGCGTTCCTGAAGCTCCACCGCGCGAAGGGGCTCTCCGAGGGCGAACAGCTCCTTCGGGCCGGGCGGAACTCGATGCTCCCCCTGATCACGTACTTCGCGATCCGGATGGGGATGATCTTCCAGGGGATGATCCTGCTGGAGGTCGTCTTCGCCTGGCCGGGCATCGGCCGCCAGCTCGTCATCGCGATCATCGACCAGGACTATCCGACGGTCCAGGCGGCGGTGTTCCTGATGGCGCTGGCCGTGATCATCGCGAACCTGATCGCGGACCTGCTGTACGGCTACTTCGACCCGACGATCAACATGGGTGATACCGAATGA
- a CDS encoding ABC transporter permease has protein sequence MSTMDAMENPLRSVKERSSWVLKQLKILSQDRGAFISMIILGVFVFLGLFGPHIAPHHPIEHTMRQGASVMRLESPSLAAPFGTTQYGKDVFSQFLTGARPTLIAGVVGGLFAAAFGFLVGLTAGYFGGWVDEVLMRFTDLAFALPGLPLVILILSFVEPSVWLISVAYLAIIWKQTARVLRSEVITVKERTFVKGARASGAGHLRTMFVHVAPNVLPIGFLYGAYSVGWAIYGQAGIAFLGFGDPSTTSWGRMLRQAFDSGSMREAWWWVIPPALGIALVCVAVFFIGRAYEEIVNPEISEA, from the coding sequence ATGAGCACGATGGACGCGATGGAGAATCCGCTTCGGTCGGTCAAAGAGCGCAGCAGCTGGGTCCTGAAGCAGTTGAAGATACTGTCGCAGGACCGCGGCGCGTTCATCAGCATGATCATCCTGGGCGTCTTCGTCTTCCTCGGCCTCTTCGGCCCGCACATCGCCCCGCACCACCCGATCGAACACACGATGCGGCAAGGCGCGTCCGTGATGCGCCTCGAATCGCCGAGCCTCGCCGCGCCCTTCGGGACGACCCAGTACGGCAAGGACGTCTTCAGTCAGTTCCTGACCGGGGCGCGTCCGACGCTGATCGCGGGCGTCGTCGGCGGGCTGTTCGCGGCCGCGTTCGGGTTCCTCGTCGGGCTGACGGCGGGCTACTTCGGCGGCTGGGTCGACGAAGTGCTGATGCGCTTTACCGACCTCGCGTTCGCGCTACCGGGGCTGCCGCTGGTGATCCTGATCCTCTCGTTCGTCGAGCCCAGCGTCTGGCTGATCTCGGTCGCGTACCTGGCCATCATCTGGAAGCAGACGGCGCGCGTCCTGCGCTCCGAGGTGATCACGGTGAAAGAGCGGACGTTCGTGAAAGGCGCCCGCGCCAGCGGCGCCGGACACCTGCGAACGATGTTCGTCCACGTCGCGCCGAACGTCCTGCCGATCGGCTTCCTCTACGGCGCCTACAGCGTCGGGTGGGCCATCTACGGGCAGGCCGGCATCGCGTTCCTCGGCTTCGGCGACCCGTCGACGACCAGCTGGGGTCGGATGCTCCGCCAGGCGTTCGACTCGGGGTCGATGCGCGAGGCCTGGTGGTGGGTCATCCCGCCGGCGCTCGGCATCGCGCTCGTCTGCGTCGCCGTCTTCTTCATCGGCCGGGCGTACGAAGAGATAGTCAATCCGGAGATCAGTGAGGCATAA
- a CDS encoding ABC transporter ATP-binding protein, with protein MTLLDIDNLSVRYRTGDDYIHAVSDVSLSIDEGTNYGLVGESGSGKSTIADAILQLLPSSAKVDSDGVLFDGVDLIDADSKTKQKLLWEDIAFIPQDAMDALDPVMSCGDQIVQAIRKHRDVSREDARERTREVFDIVGIDPDRIDEYPHQFSGGMRQRVTIAMAMALDPKLIIADEPTTGLDVIVQDKILDKIDEVQQRTGSSLLMITHDIGVVSELCDELTVLYGGKTMEQGRTDDVLDKPTNPYTMGLKNSFPDIGSHDESLVSIPGSPPERRGELDGCVFRARCPFATEECEAAHPPLHEDAETGQRSACHYQSDAADLREQATDPTVWGIESADEYAEFDATSEPVIETRDLQKWFSTGQSLMDQIRGREPNYVKAVDGVDLTVSKSEIVGLAGESGCGKSTLGMTMVRLEEPTGGTIEFNGEELEALRGGELKEFRRQAQIIFQDPFDSLNPRQTVRQIVKEPLDIHDIESDRDGSREREVIQTLEDVGLTPPERFLSKRPHELSGGERQRVAVARGLVLRPDLLICDEPASMLDVSLRVGLLNLMRKLARENDIGILYISHDLSSLAYVADRLAIMYLGNIVEIGETGDVLEHAYHPYTSALLAAWPQKDPLKKRNRVLLPGEPPDPIDLEAGCNFAPRCPHAQDDCWENDPALTDTSSDGDHRKACHHPMELGEDVTDLL; from the coding sequence ATGACGCTACTCGACATCGACAATCTATCGGTCCGATATCGCACCGGCGACGACTACATCCACGCCGTCAGCGACGTCTCGCTCTCCATCGACGAGGGAACGAACTACGGCCTCGTCGGCGAGAGCGGCAGCGGGAAGTCCACCATCGCCGACGCGATCTTGCAACTCCTCCCGTCGTCGGCCAAGGTGGACAGCGACGGCGTCCTGTTCGACGGCGTCGATCTCATCGACGCGGACTCGAAGACGAAACAGAAGCTGCTCTGGGAGGATATCGCCTTCATCCCGCAGGACGCGATGGACGCGCTCGACCCGGTGATGTCCTGTGGCGACCAGATCGTCCAGGCCATCCGAAAGCACCGGGACGTCTCCCGCGAGGACGCCCGCGAGCGGACCAGGGAGGTGTTCGACATCGTGGGGATCGATCCGGACCGCATCGACGAGTACCCCCACCAGTTCAGCGGCGGGATGCGCCAGCGCGTCACGATCGCGATGGCGATGGCGCTCGACCCGAAGCTCATCATCGCGGACGAGCCGACGACCGGCCTCGACGTCATCGTCCAGGACAAGATCCTCGACAAGATCGACGAGGTCCAGCAGCGAACGGGCAGTTCGCTCCTGATGATCACCCACGACATCGGGGTCGTCTCAGAGCTCTGCGACGAGCTGACCGTCCTCTACGGCGGGAAGACGATGGAGCAGGGCCGGACGGACGACGTGCTCGACAAGCCGACGAACCCGTACACGATGGGGCTGAAGAACTCGTTCCCGGACATCGGCTCGCACGACGAGAGTCTGGTCTCCATCCCGGGATCGCCGCCCGAACGCCGCGGCGAGCTGGACGGCTGCGTCTTCCGCGCCCGGTGCCCGTTCGCGACCGAGGAGTGCGAAGCCGCCCACCCGCCGCTGCACGAGGACGCGGAGACGGGACAGCGTTCGGCGTGTCACTATCAGTCCGACGCGGCGGACCTCCGCGAGCAGGCGACCGATCCGACGGTCTGGGGCATCGAGTCCGCAGACGAGTACGCCGAGTTCGACGCGACGTCGGAGCCGGTCATCGAGACTCGAGACCTACAGAAGTGGTTCTCGACCGGGCAGTCGCTCATGGATCAGATCCGCGGTCGGGAACCGAACTACGTCAAGGCGGTCGACGGGGTCGACCTGACGGTCTCGAAGTCGGAAATCGTCGGGCTCGCCGGGGAGAGCGGCTGCGGAAAGAGTACCCTCGGCATGACGATGGTCCGCCTCGAGGAGCCGACGGGCGGCACCATCGAGTTCAACGGCGAGGAACTCGAGGCGCTGCGCGGCGGCGAACTCAAGGAGTTCCGACGACAGGCACAGATCATCTTCCAGGACCCCTTCGACTCGCTCAACCCGCGCCAGACCGTCCGCCAGATCGTCAAAGAGCCCCTCGATATCCACGACATCGAGAGCGACCGCGACGGCAGCCGCGAGCGGGAGGTCATCCAGACGCTCGAAGACGTCGGGCTCACGCCGCCGGAGCGCTTCCTGTCGAAGCGACCCCACGAGCTCTCGGGCGGGGAGCGCCAGCGCGTCGCGGTCGCCCGGGGGCTCGTCCTCCGGCCGGACCTGCTCATCTGCGACGAGCCGGCCTCGATGCTCGACGTCTCGCTGCGCGTCGGATTGTTGAACCTGATGCGAAAACTCGCGCGCGAGAACGACATCGGGATCCTCTACATCTCCCACGACCTCTCGAGCCTGGCGTACGTCGCCGATCGGCTCGCGATCATGTACCTCGGCAACATCGTCGAGATCGGCGAGACGGGCGACGTGCTCGAGCACGCCTACCACCCGTACACGTCCGCGCTACTCGCCGCCTGGCCGCAGAAAGATCCGCTGAAAAAACGGAATCGCGTGCTGCTGCCGGGCGAACCGCCGGATCCCATCGACCTGGAAGCGGGGTGTAACTTCGCCCCCCGCTGCCCGCACGCCCAGGACGACTGCTGGGAGAACGATCCGGCGTTGACGGACACGTCGAGCGACGGCGATCACCGGAAGGCGTGTCACCACCCGATGGAACTGGGCGAGGACGTGACCGACCTGCTATGA